From one Meles meles chromosome 18, mMelMel3.1 paternal haplotype, whole genome shotgun sequence genomic stretch:
- the LOC123930167 gene encoding 60S acidic ribosomal protein P1-like, translated as MASVLELACIYLALILHDDEVTVPEDEINALIKAAGVNVEPSWPGLFAKALANVNIGSLTCNGGAGGPAPAAGAAPAGGPAPSTTAAPAEEEKVEAKKEESEESDDDMGFGLFD; from the coding sequence ATGGCCTCGGTCTTGGAGCTCGCCTGCATCTACTTGGCCCTCATCTTGCACGACGATGAGGTGACGGTCCCGGAGGATGAGATCAATGCCCTCATTAAAGCAGCGGGTGTGAATGTTGAACCCTCCTGGCCCGGCTTGTTTGCAAAGGCCCTGGCCAACGTCAACATTGGGAGCCTCACCTGCAATGGAGGAGCTGGTGGACCTGCCCCCGCAGCGGGTGCTGCACCAGCAGGAGGTCCCGCTCCTTCCACCACTGCTGCCCCAGCTGAGGAGGAGAAAgtggaagcaaagaaagaagaatctgAGGAGTCTGATGATGACATGGGCTTTGGTCTTTTTGACTAA